A genomic region of Capnocytophaga canimorsus contains the following coding sequences:
- a CDS encoding TonB-dependent receptor, with product MQKTYAFVLYFLGFFSGYAQHPLQLQINDQHNAPLNGAVVHFLGKHYVSDPSGKVIISAAKSGQHTLKITYLGFEEYLLKITLPQQRPVIIQMQESINELSEMVVVQEQSRMTSRNNVASVLGKDDLQKKSGESLAELLASVRGVSMIQTGATIAKPVIHGLHSNRILILNNEVRQEGQQWGADHAPEIDPAMANRIAVVKGADAVRYGSDALGGVVVISPEKLPYGDALHGEVSPSWASNGRKMATSLKLETAVPTLPQWAWRVQASAKRSGDVQTADYHLNNTAQQEKNFSVATGVEKEQWGVEAFYSRYYNETGVFYGSHIGNLDDLLARFEIGRPLTTYPFSYQIEAPKQEVTHHLLKVKGFVRLPFGGKFTAQYAFQDDIRKEFNVRRLERTRIPALNMELSTHLFDASWENHYGKWKSHLGVSASQQVNYNSPGTGVVPVIPNFASFGYGGFAIQKYDGGAWEIEGGLRYDYKSFNADGYNAFSQRYGGNHSFHNITYSVGGSYAPSEQWSFTSNVGVAWRSPHVSELYSNGLHHGAGTYDIGDENLQSERGVKWITSVKFEQEKWSLNVDFFAQLIRNYIYDAPTGETKTLFSGVYPIFRYAQADAFFRGMDLEMSYQFLPQWKYGLQGSVVYANELKTKRYFPFIPSERIQQELHWELPKMGRLHNVYISAKHTFVAKQLRFDPKQELVSTTPDAYHLLDVGGGFRFPFGQTQSLAVHLSVENLFDRLYKEYTNRFRYYAHDLGRNVQLRLTYKF from the coding sequence ATGCAAAAAACATACGCATTTGTATTGTATTTTTTAGGATTTTTTTCAGGATATGCGCAACACCCTCTCCAATTACAGATAAATGACCAACATAATGCTCCTCTCAATGGTGCAGTGGTTCATTTTTTGGGCAAGCACTATGTTTCTGACCCTTCGGGGAAGGTAATCATTTCAGCAGCAAAGTCGGGGCAACATACTCTGAAAATCACTTATTTGGGATTTGAAGAATATCTCTTGAAAATCACTCTTCCCCAGCAGCGTCCTGTGATTATCCAGATGCAGGAGAGTATCAACGAACTGTCAGAAATGGTGGTGGTTCAAGAGCAAAGCCGAATGACATCTCGCAATAATGTTGCTTCTGTTTTGGGTAAAGATGACCTACAAAAGAAATCAGGGGAATCATTAGCCGAATTACTTGCTTCAGTTCGGGGAGTGTCGATGATACAAACCGGAGCCACTATCGCAAAACCCGTAATTCACGGGCTACATAGCAACCGAATTCTCATACTTAATAATGAAGTTCGGCAAGAAGGGCAACAATGGGGAGCAGACCACGCACCTGAAATCGACCCTGCGATGGCAAATCGCATTGCTGTGGTGAAAGGTGCCGATGCTGTCCGATATGGTTCCGATGCTTTGGGAGGTGTTGTCGTTATTTCACCTGAAAAACTTCCGTATGGCGATGCTCTTCACGGAGAAGTTTCTCCTTCGTGGGCATCTAACGGACGAAAAATGGCAACTTCCTTGAAGCTCGAAACAGCTGTGCCAACTCTTCCGCAATGGGCGTGGCGAGTTCAGGCAAGTGCGAAACGTTCTGGAGATGTTCAGACGGCAGATTATCATCTGAATAATACTGCTCAGCAAGAAAAAAACTTTTCTGTAGCAACTGGCGTGGAAAAGGAGCAATGGGGTGTGGAGGCTTTCTATAGTAGGTATTACAATGAAACGGGTGTTTTTTATGGTTCGCATATTGGGAATTTAGATGACCTACTTGCCCGATTTGAAATCGGACGTCCGCTAACGACTTATCCGTTTTCCTATCAGATAGAAGCACCTAAGCAAGAAGTTACGCATCATTTGCTGAAAGTAAAAGGATTTGTGCGACTTCCTTTCGGAGGAAAGTTCACAGCTCAGTATGCTTTCCAAGATGATATCCGAAAAGAATTTAACGTTCGCCGATTGGAGCGAACACGTATCCCAGCGTTGAATATGGAACTTTCAACACATTTATTTGATGCTTCGTGGGAGAATCATTATGGCAAATGGAAGTCTCATCTTGGAGTAAGTGCCTCACAACAGGTCAATTATAATTCACCTGGTACGGGAGTTGTTCCAGTGATTCCGAATTTTGCCTCTTTCGGATACGGAGGTTTCGCCATTCAAAAGTATGATGGCGGAGCTTGGGAAATAGAAGGCGGACTTCGGTACGATTATAAATCATTCAATGCCGATGGTTACAACGCTTTTTCGCAACGTTACGGAGGAAATCATTCATTTCACAATATAACGTACTCTGTTGGAGGAAGCTATGCTCCAAGTGAGCAATGGTCGTTCACATCTAATGTAGGAGTGGCGTGGCGTTCGCCTCACGTGAGCGAATTGTATAGCAATGGGCTTCATCACGGGGCAGGAACGTACGATATTGGCGATGAAAATTTACAATCAGAGCGAGGCGTAAAATGGATTACTTCGGTAAAGTTCGAGCAGGAAAAATGGTCGCTTAATGTGGATTTCTTTGCACAACTTATCAGAAACTATATTTACGATGCTCCGACAGGTGAAACCAAAACGCTTTTTTCAGGAGTATATCCGATTTTTCGTTACGCACAAGCCGATGCTTTCTTTCGCGGTATGGATTTAGAGATGAGTTATCAGTTTTTACCTCAATGGAAGTATGGTCTGCAAGGTTCGGTGGTGTATGCTAATGAACTCAAAACGAAGCGGTATTTTCCTTTCATTCCTTCGGAGAGAATCCAACAGGAGTTGCATTGGGAATTACCGAAGATGGGAAGGCTTCATAATGTGTACATTTCGGCAAAGCATACGTTTGTTGCAAAACAACTGCGTTTCGACCCGAAACAAGAGTTGGTAAGCACAACCCCTGATGCGTATCATTTGCTCGATGTGGGGGGAGGTTTTCGCTTTCCGTTTGGACAGACGCAATCACTTGCGGTGCATCTTTCCGTTGAGAATCTTTTTGATAGATTGTATAAGGAATACACCAACCGCTTCCGATATTATGCTCACGACTTAGGGCGAAACGTGCAACTTCGATTGACTTATAAGTTCTAA
- the surE gene encoding 5'/3'-nucleotidase SurE: protein MTKKIEKRPLILVTNDDGITAPGIRCLIRIMNEIGDVVVVAPDSPQSGMGHAVTLNATLYCDPIRVDDGKQKEYSCSGTPADCVKMANHEILDRKPDLCVSGINHGSNSSVNVIYSGTMSAAVEAGIEGIPAIGFSLLDYSWDANFQHAQQFIKQIALNVLQNGLPKGVVLNVNIPKVEKENIKGIKICRQANARWSEEFDKRVSPQGRTYYWMTGKFNNEDKGEDTDEWALANGYISVVPVQYDLTAYHAIQELHTWQFNP, encoded by the coding sequence ATGACTAAAAAAATAGAAAAAAGACCGTTGATATTAGTCACCAATGACGACGGAATTACCGCCCCTGGTATTCGTTGCCTGATTAGAATAATGAACGAAATCGGTGATGTTGTAGTAGTTGCTCCTGACTCACCACAAAGCGGTATGGGACACGCCGTTACCCTAAACGCAACCCTATACTGCGACCCTATTCGTGTTGATGATGGCAAACAAAAAGAATACAGTTGTAGTGGCACCCCCGCCGATTGTGTTAAAATGGCAAACCACGAAATTTTAGACCGAAAACCCGACTTATGTGTAAGCGGTATCAATCACGGTTCAAATTCATCGGTAAACGTAATTTATTCCGGCACAATGAGCGCCGCTGTGGAAGCTGGTATTGAGGGCATTCCTGCTATTGGCTTTTCTCTGTTGGATTATAGTTGGGATGCCAACTTTCAACACGCCCAACAATTCATCAAACAAATTGCACTAAACGTATTGCAAAACGGACTGCCCAAAGGAGTGGTGCTCAACGTTAATATTCCTAAAGTTGAAAAAGAAAACATCAAAGGCATCAAAATTTGCCGACAAGCCAACGCACGATGGTCGGAAGAGTTTGATAAACGCGTTAGCCCTCAAGGTAGAACCTACTATTGGATGACAGGAAAATTCAACAATGAAGACAAAGGTGAAGATACCGATGAGTGGGCTTTGGCAAACGGATATATTTCCGTGGTACCCGTACAGTACGACCTAACTGCCTACCACGCCATACAAGAATTACACACTTGGCAGTTTAACCCCTGA
- a CDS encoding RelA/SpoT family protein: MNYKIDIEEENKAIAREYKELLSISYQTLTDEDKKLIRLAFDTAVDAHKEQRRKSGEPYILHPIAVAKIVAAQIGLDAVSIAAALLHDVVEDTDYTVEDMRRLFGDTVALIVEGLTKISHLSKEKDVSLQAENFRKLLLTMNDDVRVIIIKIADRLHNMQTMDAMAEHKQAKIASETLYIYAPLAHRIGLYNIKTELEDLGLKYTDSERYYSILGKMEESKEEQKAYIESFSEVIKTSLDNQKIEYYIKGRPKSIYSIHRKMEAQNVTFEEIYDKFAIRIIYKCEPSEEKFLAWKIYSIVTDHFRPNPTRLRDWISAPKSTGYEALHITVMGPKGRWVEVQIRSERMHEIAEKGYAAHFKYKHGNHEEAGIEVWLNRLQEMLENSDGNAVDFVEDFKLNLYAKEIFVFTPNGEIKSLPKGATPIDFAFYIHTAVGMKTRGAKVNNKLVPLNHRLHSGDQVEIITSENAKPNKNWLEYATTAKARSKIKSSLKEEVKQVAAEGKELLVRKLKQLKINLNEDVVNELVNHFKTRSSLDVFYQVGTGEISNQMLREFASKRSSIFNFLKSKITRKASSTPQEVTQEANEHYDHIVFGKEGESLDYSFAKCCNPIAGDPIFGFITINEGVKVHKKNCPNAISMQSNYAYRIMTAKWVKSEEQEFKVALRISGLDRAGLIADISKAISDCKFVKLTNINVDAEGNMFKGKVSVTINNNTTLKQLMQSIKAISGIDKVTRL; encoded by the coding sequence ATGAATTACAAAATCGACATAGAGGAGGAAAACAAAGCAATTGCTCGTGAATACAAGGAATTGCTCAGCATCAGCTATCAAACACTAACCGATGAAGACAAAAAGCTCATCCGTTTGGCTTTTGATACGGCTGTTGATGCTCATAAGGAGCAACGCAGAAAAAGTGGAGAACCGTACATTCTTCACCCTATTGCAGTTGCTAAAATTGTTGCAGCCCAAATTGGCTTAGATGCCGTTTCTATTGCTGCTGCACTATTACACGATGTAGTCGAAGATACCGACTACACCGTAGAAGATATGCGTAGGCTTTTCGGCGATACTGTAGCTCTCATTGTTGAAGGACTTACCAAAATTTCACACCTAAGCAAAGAGAAAGACGTTTCTCTTCAGGCGGAAAACTTCCGAAAGTTGCTACTCACTATGAATGATGATGTACGGGTTATCATCATCAAAATTGCTGACCGTCTGCACAATATGCAAACTATGGACGCTATGGCAGAACACAAACAAGCCAAAATAGCCTCCGAAACCCTTTACATATATGCACCTCTCGCCCATCGCATCGGGTTGTATAATATCAAAACCGAATTGGAAGATTTAGGCTTAAAATACACTGATTCTGAACGATATTACAGCATATTAGGTAAAATGGAAGAATCTAAAGAGGAACAGAAAGCCTATATTGAATCTTTCTCAGAAGTAATTAAAACCTCATTAGATAATCAAAAGATAGAATATTACATCAAAGGAAGACCCAAATCCATATATTCCATTCACCGGAAAATGGAAGCACAAAACGTAACCTTTGAGGAAATTTACGACAAATTCGCCATACGGATTATTTACAAATGTGAGCCTTCCGAAGAAAAGTTTTTGGCTTGGAAGATATATTCTATCGTCACTGATCATTTCCGCCCCAACCCTACCCGTTTACGCGACTGGATATCTGCACCAAAATCAACAGGTTATGAAGCACTTCATATTACCGTTATGGGTCCGAAAGGGCGTTGGGTCGAAGTACAGATACGTAGCGAACGTATGCACGAAATCGCTGAAAAAGGATATGCCGCTCACTTCAAATACAAACACGGCAACCACGAAGAAGCAGGTATTGAGGTATGGCTCAACCGATTACAAGAAATGCTTGAAAATAGCGATGGAAATGCAGTGGACTTCGTGGAAGACTTTAAGCTCAATCTGTACGCAAAAGAAATTTTTGTATTTACCCCCAATGGCGAAATCAAATCTTTACCCAAAGGAGCCACGCCTATTGACTTTGCGTTTTATATTCACACAGCCGTAGGAATGAAAACACGCGGTGCCAAGGTAAATAACAAACTCGTGCCCTTAAACCATCGGTTACATAGTGGAGATCAGGTAGAAATTATCACCTCGGAAAATGCAAAACCGAACAAAAACTGGCTAGAATATGCCACCACAGCCAAAGCACGAAGCAAAATTAAATCTTCGCTAAAAGAAGAAGTAAAACAAGTAGCTGCCGAAGGAAAAGAATTATTGGTTCGCAAGTTGAAACAATTAAAAATCAACCTCAATGAAGATGTAGTAAATGAACTAGTTAATCATTTTAAAACGCGTTCAAGTTTAGATGTTTTCTACCAAGTAGGTACAGGGGAAATCAGTAACCAAATGTTACGTGAGTTTGCCTCCAAGCGTTCGTCTATCTTTAATTTTCTTAAAAGTAAAATCACACGTAAGGCCTCTTCCACACCACAAGAAGTAACACAAGAGGCTAACGAACATTATGACCATATCGTATTTGGTAAAGAAGGAGAGTCGCTGGACTACTCATTTGCGAAATGTTGCAACCCCATTGCTGGTGATCCTATCTTTGGTTTTATCACCATAAATGAAGGAGTAAAAGTTCACAAAAAGAACTGCCCCAATGCCATCTCAATGCAGTCCAACTACGCCTACCGGATTATGACGGCAAAATGGGTAAAATCAGAAGAGCAAGAGTTCAAGGTAGCTCTGCGTATCAGCGGTTTGGATAGAGCTGGACTCATTGCTGATATTTCAAAAGCCATTTCCGATTGCAAATTCGTTAAGCTTACCAATATCAACGTAGATGCCGAAGGAAATATGTTCAAAGGAAAGGTATCCGTAACCATTAACAACAATACCACATTAAAACAACTGATGCAAAGCATCAAAGCCATATCAGGGATTGATAAAGTTACCCGATTGTGA
- a CDS encoding ribonuclease H1 domain-containing protein yields MASKNKYYVVWEGYEIGIFDSWNACKRVVHGYPTAKYKGFPTLQEAQKALKGRYDDYKGKKISSITLSPTELQRIGKPITPSISVDAACSGNPGIMEYRGVNTKDGNEIFRIGPFAQGTNNIGEFLALVHALALLKKKQLNIPIYSDSQIAINWIRLKKCKTKNKPTAANEKIFELIDRAETWLNENTFSNRILKWETKAWGEIPADFGRKS; encoded by the coding sequence ATGGCTTCAAAAAATAAATATTATGTGGTTTGGGAAGGGTATGAAATCGGGATATTCGATTCGTGGAATGCTTGTAAGCGTGTAGTTCACGGATATCCTACCGCTAAATACAAAGGATTCCCAACGCTACAAGAAGCCCAAAAAGCACTAAAAGGAAGATATGATGACTATAAGGGAAAGAAAATCAGTTCCATTACACTCTCCCCTACCGAATTACAACGCATCGGCAAACCTATAACTCCTTCCATTTCGGTAGATGCCGCCTGTAGCGGAAACCCAGGTATTATGGAGTATCGAGGCGTAAATACCAAAGATGGCAACGAAATATTCCGTATCGGTCCGTTTGCACAAGGCACAAACAATATTGGAGAATTTTTAGCCTTAGTACACGCCTTAGCACTGCTGAAAAAAAAGCAACTCAATATACCCATATATAGTGATAGCCAAATAGCCATCAATTGGATACGATTAAAAAAATGTAAAACCAAAAACAAGCCTACCGCAGCTAACGAAAAAATCTTTGAACTTATTGATCGTGCTGAAACTTGGCTAAATGAAAACACCTTTAGCAACCGCATCTTAAAATGGGAAACCAAAGCTTGGGGAGAAATCCCCGCCGATTTTGGTAGAAAAAGTTAA
- a CDS encoding PadR family transcriptional regulator, protein METINTEKTKTQMRKGILEMCILSIISKNKEAYVSDIIEALKSADMIVVEGTLYPLLTRLKNEKLLDYNWKESNSGPPRKYYVLTDNGTTFLQEIVKSWQELQTMVNKII, encoded by the coding sequence ATGGAGACAATTAACACAGAAAAAACCAAAACACAGATGCGAAAAGGCATCTTGGAGATGTGTATTCTTTCCATAATCAGCAAAAACAAAGAGGCATATGTTTCGGATATTATTGAGGCTCTGAAATCTGCTGATATGATTGTAGTTGAGGGAACACTTTACCCGCTTTTAACACGGTTAAAGAATGAAAAATTACTCGACTATAATTGGAAAGAATCCAATTCGGGACCACCCCGAAAATACTATGTGCTGACCGATAATGGCACAACTTTTCTGCAAGAAATCGTGAAATCGTGGCAAGAACTACAAACAATGGTTAATAAAATTATTTAG
- a CDS encoding PspC domain-containing protein encodes MDKTHNISLGGFSFLIEDKAYQELSKYLNEVRKSLGNTSDTNEIIYDVEQRMAELLKAQMKGREVIVNQDVDYLISVLGRPEQYVDLEEETQKEAKFTTNEKQNRIVEFFRHKKLYRDLENKLLAGVFAGFGHFLAIEKTWLRFAYLWLFALSALIFRHIFYFSKVDSIVVFFPWLAIYVLLALIIPSAKTTAEKLAMHGKAVNIDTISSIKEIKMQNGLQLTRSLESRKLFGVFGGLSKHYGWNVTGVRIAYVILTLATIPLFEGFFTFVFILCYVFLVLSMNKRKTIFEKEDDYLTEDDFNVESDFSQENTPKQKMEFVYKKSDFSIWSIIRGFFKGVLYVIIGFVILILLFVFFSLFLVFLGVNVAFLGVTGALATMYDYLPFLFAGSWQLSAVYIALTMLLFVAICVPTMVLIRLFSSKSKKISKNWVIANVLLFFIGIIVMLVVAGNTARDFRYHRSVSKNIPLENIADTLKIKVKRWDNYGDSWNLYIEDDGKAVIEDNNWVEIKRTERTPFLEIWTSSQGANGRDAEQNAKKVDYPLEISGNTITIPEYYILDKNNKFRMQKVTLLLNVPDNVVFTVDSDIDTFFEQNYYWLKKGNHYRIYNDSLVNTATNLKEDSKRKEIRFHSRGRWHKQTVD; translated from the coding sequence ATGGACAAAACACACAATATCAGTTTGGGCGGATTTTCATTTTTGATTGAAGATAAAGCCTATCAAGAACTTTCAAAATATTTAAACGAAGTACGTAAATCACTCGGAAATACTTCTGATACCAACGAAATCATTTATGATGTGGAACAACGAATGGCTGAACTGCTCAAAGCTCAAATGAAGGGTAGGGAAGTGATTGTAAACCAAGATGTTGATTATTTAATCAGTGTTCTAGGGCGACCAGAACAATACGTTGATTTAGAAGAAGAAACTCAAAAAGAAGCGAAATTTACTACTAATGAAAAACAAAACCGAATAGTTGAATTCTTCCGACATAAGAAGCTATACAGAGATTTGGAGAACAAATTGTTAGCGGGTGTTTTTGCAGGATTCGGGCATTTTTTGGCAATTGAAAAAACGTGGTTGCGTTTTGCTTATCTTTGGTTGTTTGCACTTTCTGCACTTATTTTCAGACATATATTCTATTTTTCAAAGGTAGATTCTATTGTCGTGTTTTTTCCGTGGTTAGCAATTTATGTGCTTCTGGCACTGATAATTCCGTCAGCGAAAACCACTGCAGAGAAACTAGCAATGCACGGAAAAGCAGTAAATATTGACACTATTTCTTCCATTAAGGAAATAAAAATGCAAAATGGTTTGCAACTCACTCGAAGCCTTGAAAGTCGAAAACTCTTTGGAGTTTTTGGAGGACTTAGCAAACATTATGGCTGGAATGTAACGGGCGTACGTATTGCTTATGTGATACTGACATTGGCAACTATCCCTTTATTTGAAGGTTTTTTCACTTTTGTATTCATTTTATGTTATGTATTTTTGGTATTGTCAATGAACAAAAGAAAAACTATTTTTGAAAAAGAAGATGATTATCTAACTGAAGATGATTTTAATGTAGAAAGTGACTTTTCGCAGGAAAACACTCCAAAACAGAAAATGGAATTTGTGTATAAAAAATCAGATTTTAGCATCTGGAGCATCATACGCGGATTTTTCAAAGGCGTTTTGTATGTTATTATTGGTTTTGTGATATTGATATTATTATTTGTCTTCTTTTCACTTTTTTTGGTATTTTTGGGGGTAAATGTTGCTTTTTTAGGGGTAACAGGAGCTCTTGCAACGATGTACGATTATCTACCATTTTTATTTGCAGGTTCTTGGCAGTTATCAGCGGTTTATATCGCCTTAACGATGTTACTATTTGTAGCGATTTGCGTTCCAACAATGGTGCTTATCCGATTGTTTTCATCGAAAAGCAAAAAGATTTCCAAAAACTGGGTGATTGCCAATGTATTGCTATTTTTTATTGGAATAATAGTGATGTTGGTAGTTGCGGGAAATACAGCTCGAGATTTTCGTTATCACAGGTCAGTATCTAAAAATATTCCGTTAGAAAATATTGCAGATACGCTGAAAATCAAAGTCAAAAGATGGGATAATTATGGAGATTCTTGGAATCTTTATATAGAAGATGACGGGAAAGCAGTTATTGAAGATAATAATTGGGTAGAAATAAAGCGAACAGAAAGAACTCCATTTTTGGAAATTTGGACCTCTTCTCAAGGAGCCAATGGCAGAGATGCTGAACAAAATGCTAAAAAAGTAGATTATCCACTGGAAATCAGCGGAAATACAATCACCATTCCTGAATATTACATCTTAGATAAAAATAACAAATTCCGAATGCAGAAAGTAACCCTATTGTTAAATGTTCCTGATAATGTAGTCTTTACAGTCGATTCAGATATTGATACTTTTTTTGAACAAAACTATTATTGGCTTAAAAAGGGCAATCACTATCGCATATACAACGATAGCTTAGTAAATACTGCCACCAATCTAAAAGAAGATAGCAAACGAAAAGAGATTCGATTTCATAGTAGAGGTAGATGGCACAAACAAACGGTAGATTAA
- a CDS encoding o-succinylbenzoate synthase, with protein sequence MNAFYEKYILNFKRPSGTSRGILTQKETYFLVITDGEKKGIGECGLLKSLSFDDRPDYENKLQWVCDNIALGETSLLNELTEFPSIQFGVEQAFRSLKSDNQYILFPSDFTQGKSNIPINGLIWMGTPEFMKSQIREKLVQGFHCIKMKIGAIAFEQEYEILKNLRKEFLTQDIEIRVDANGAFAPEEALEKLKRLSELELHSIEQPIKANQIEQMATLCQNTPIPIALDEELIGVIHFSDRKKLLEEIKPQYIIIKPSLLGGYKNSEEWISLAEKQKIGWWITSALESNIGLNAIAQWTFTLNNPMPQGLGTGALYTNNIASPLLVEKGTLGYKASIPWEVMPLPTNHSQSTTFS encoded by the coding sequence ATGAACGCTTTTTACGAAAAATATATTTTAAATTTCAAACGTCCGTCGGGAACATCAAGAGGAATACTGACCCAGAAAGAAACCTATTTTTTAGTAATTACCGATGGAGAAAAAAAAGGAATTGGCGAATGTGGTTTGCTAAAATCATTAAGCTTTGATGACCGCCCCGACTATGAAAACAAACTGCAGTGGGTCTGCGATAATATAGCATTAGGAGAAACATCTTTACTTAATGAACTTACCGAGTTTCCTTCTATTCAATTTGGTGTAGAACAAGCTTTTAGGTCATTAAAATCTGATAATCAATATATTTTATTCCCTTCTGATTTTACGCAAGGAAAGTCTAACATTCCTATTAACGGACTGATTTGGATGGGTACTCCCGAGTTTATGAAATCGCAAATACGAGAGAAACTCGTACAGGGTTTTCATTGTATCAAAATGAAAATTGGGGCAATTGCCTTTGAACAGGAATATGAAATTTTGAAAAATCTACGGAAAGAATTTTTGACACAAGATATTGAAATTCGTGTAGATGCTAATGGAGCATTTGCACCAGAAGAAGCTTTGGAAAAATTAAAACGTCTGAGTGAATTAGAGTTACATTCCATTGAACAGCCAATTAAGGCAAACCAGATTGAACAAATGGCAACTCTTTGTCAAAATACACCTATTCCGATTGCATTAGATGAAGAACTTATTGGAGTGATTCACTTCTCTGACAGAAAAAAGCTTTTGGAAGAAATAAAACCGCAATATATCATCATAAAACCTTCTCTTTTAGGAGGATATAAAAATTCAGAAGAATGGATTTCCCTTGCCGAGAAACAGAAAATAGGTTGGTGGATAACCAGTGCCTTAGAAAGTAATATCGGACTGAATGCCATTGCCCAATGGACTTTTACACTTAATAATCCAATGCCTCAAGGATTAGGGACAGGAGCTTTATATACCAATAACATTGCCTCCCCTTTGTTAGTAGAAAAGGGTACTTTAGGCTATAAAGCAAGTATTCCGTGGGAAGTAATGCCATTACCAACAAACCACAGCCAAAGCACGACTTTCTCTTGA